A single window of Eucalyptus grandis isolate ANBG69807.140 chromosome 1, ASM1654582v1, whole genome shotgun sequence DNA harbors:
- the LOC104415608 gene encoding carboxylesterase 1: MSTETASSNLTVNPLAYVQVTLNPDGTLNRDRFVFPDTSASPDPIPSAGPVLSKDVPINPSHNTWARIFLPRHHARSCSEEKLPLIVYYHGGGFILCSPASNIFHELCITLARELSAVVVSVKYRLAPEHQLPMAYDDAVEALHWIKTARDEWLVEHADLSTCYLMGSSAGGNLAFHAGLRTSASPEGLEPLKIRGLILHHPFFGGTQRTPSELRLANNHILPLAAIDLMWELSLPLGVDRDHEYCNSAVNGSSKLSEGVDKMRSLGWRLLVTGCDGDPLIDRQVELVKLLKEKGLRVVSDFMEGGYHIIEAIEPDKSKPLVLTLKSFMSTTVAGQDAVGPPNGISMQIAA, encoded by the coding sequence ATGTCGACAGAAACTGCTTCCTCCAATCTCACCGTCAACCCCTTGGCATATGTCCAGGTCACCCTCAATCCCGACGGCACCCTCAACCGTGACCGCTTCGTCTTTCCGGACACCTCCGCCTCACCCGACCCCATTCCGTCCGCTGGTCCAGTCCTCTCCAAGGACGTCCCGATCAACCCTTCCCACAACACTTGGGCCAGGATCTTCCTGCCCCGCCACCATGCACGGTCCTGCTCGGAGGAGAAACTCCCCCTCATAGTTTACTACCATGGCGGGGGATTCATCCTCTGCAGCCCGGCATCAAATATATTCCACGAGCTGTGCATCACCCTTGCACGCGAGCTCTCCGCTGTTGTTGTGTCGGTGAAGTACCGCCTCGCCCCGGAGCACCAGCTCCCCATGGCGTACGATGATGCGGTGGAGGCGCTGCACTGGATTAAAACCGCCCGAGACGAGTGGCTTGTGGAGCATGCGGATCTCTCCACGTGCTATCTCATGGGCTCCAGTGCGGGCGGCAACTTGGCCTTCCATGCAGGGCTTCGCACATCCGCGTCGCCCGAAGGCCTCGAGCCGTTGAAGATCCGAGGGCTGATACTTCACCATCCCTTCTTCGGCGGGACCCAGCGGACGCCGTCGGAGCTGAGGCTGGCAAACAACCATATACTGCCGCTGGCGGCCATCGATCTTATGTGGGAGCTGTCGCTGCCGCTTGGGGTTGACCGCGACCACGAGTACTGTAATTCAGCGGTAAACGGTAGCTCCAAGCTGTCGGAAGGGGTGGATAAGATGAGGTCGCTCGGGTGGAGGCTCCTGGTCACCGGCTGCGATGGAGACCCGCTGATCGATCGACAGGTGGAGCTAGTGAAACTGTTGAAAGAGAAGGGATTGAGAGTGGTGAGCGATTTCATGGAGGGTGGATATCATATAATCGAGGCCATTGAACCGGACAAGAGCAAGCCTCTGGTCCTAACCTTGAAGAGTTTCATGTCGACGACTGTGGCTGGTCAGGACGCGGTCGGTCCTCCGAATGGAATCTCCATGCAAATTGCGGCCTGA